The Deinococcus carri genome contains a region encoding:
- a CDS encoding MogA/MoaB family molybdenum cofactor biosynthesis protein, which translates to MDLSPPDAAATAHHAAAPRSVRVAVLTVSDTRTPDTDTSGQYLLAELRAGGHEVVGYQVVRDDALAIRAALTDFMRDAVVVISSGGTGITGRDVTIPVVESLVTKPMPGFGELFRMLSYREVGGAAMLSRAVGGLAGHTLLFALPGSLNAVRTAWEGLLRDELGHLAFEVARHGQPGTVGGVG; encoded by the coding sequence ATGGACCTCTCGCCGCCCGACGCTGCCGCCACCGCCCACCACGCCGCCGCGCCCCGGTCCGTGCGGGTCGCGGTCCTGACGGTCAGCGACACCCGCACCCCGGACACCGACACCAGCGGCCAGTATCTGCTGGCCGAACTGCGTGCCGGGGGCCACGAGGTCGTGGGCTACCAGGTGGTCCGGGACGACGCGCTCGCCATCCGCGCGGCCCTGACCGACTTCATGCGGGACGCGGTGGTCGTCATTTCCAGCGGGGGCACCGGCATCACCGGGCGCGACGTGACCATTCCAGTGGTGGAGTCGCTGGTCACCAAGCCCATGCCCGGCTTCGGGGAACTGTTCCGGATGCTGAGCTACCGCGAGGTCGGCGGCGCGGCGATGCTGTCGCGGGCCGTCGGCGGGCTGGCGGGCCACACACTGCTGTTTGCCCTGCCCGGCAGCCTGAATGCCGTGCGGACGGCCTGGGAAGGGCTGCTGCGGGACGAACTGGGGCACCTCGCCTTCGAGGTGGCGCGGCACGGCCAGCCGGGGACCGTGGGCGGGGTGGGGTGA